The following coding sequences lie in one Rhodohalobacter barkolensis genomic window:
- a CDS encoding helix-turn-helix domain-containing protein: MMEKTFRNREVEAEFNISKGVPRSHGKDGSFLMFIWNDSTRPVCFSVDDRSVELNSGQITCTTYLQKVNFGNSKDLDDLKFLRFNREFYCVHTNDSEVSCNGLLFFGSNFNPILNLNDEESHRLRTLFHVLAEEFDMKESSQEEMLRILLKRFIIRCTRLANKQLLKDGDNQTEIDLIRQYNVLVEEHFKSKKSVSEYADLLYKSTKTIANVFSKNSDMTPLEVIHKRVIMEAKRMLLYTDKTAKEIGYELGYNDPAQFSKLFKKQTGMTTTQFLKKNQS, encoded by the coding sequence ATGATGGAAAAAACATTTCGTAACCGGGAAGTTGAAGCGGAATTTAATATCTCTAAAGGTGTGCCTCGATCCCATGGTAAAGACGGCAGCTTTCTGATGTTTATCTGGAATGACAGCACTCGTCCGGTCTGTTTCTCAGTGGATGATCGTTCCGTAGAACTAAATTCCGGACAAATTACCTGTACGACTTACCTTCAAAAAGTAAACTTCGGAAATAGTAAAGATCTTGATGACTTGAAATTCCTACGGTTCAACCGGGAGTTTTACTGTGTTCATACAAACGACAGTGAGGTCTCGTGTAACGGATTGCTCTTTTTCGGATCCAACTTCAACCCCATCCTGAACCTGAATGACGAAGAATCTCATCGGCTAAGAACACTCTTTCATGTACTTGCCGAAGAGTTTGATATGAAGGAAAGCAGTCAGGAGGAGATGCTGCGTATTCTGTTGAAGCGATTCATCATCCGCTGTACCCGTCTCGCGAATAAACAGCTTTTAAAAGATGGAGATAACCAAACTGAGATAGACCTGATACGACAGTATAATGTACTGGTTGAGGAGCATTTTAAATCGAAAAAAAGTGTTTCGGAGTATGCCGATCTTTTATACAAATCAACTAAGACGATCGCTAATGTCTTTAGTAAAAACTCAGATATGACTCCTCTCGAGGTAATCCATAAACGAGTAATCATGGAAGCCAAACGGATGCTGCTCTATACGGATAAAACCGCGAAGGAGATCGGTTACGAGCTTGGATATAATGACCCGGCACAGTTTAGCAAACTGTTCAAAAAACAGACCGGAATGACCACCACTCAGTTTTTGAAAAAAAACCAAAGTTAA
- a CDS encoding ABC transporter permease, producing MYRILTSITEGFKIALSSLWANKMRAILTTTCIVIGIVSVTAMNTITDGVDRSFDESMDMLGRNVVFVEKWPWGFGGEYKWWEYRNRRELELKYVDQVRDLVPNASAVSGRVYRSTSVRYEDRSAEGVGLSGATATYFQTAGLNIDDGRAFSEADEQRSARVVVIGSGVAEALFPDVDPIGKRVRIRGQRFTVIGTLESQGSFLGMEDLDNEMVIPIGAMATIYDLRYGLRLSVQFPNEEMLVDGEYEVIGAMRQIRGLDPMEDDDFAINKAALFEQEFQSMKVAIYGIGIFLTGLALFVGGIGVMNIMFVSVKERTKEIGIRKAVGAQSWEILLQFLMESIVICLFGGVIGVLLSIGVTELINQIFVAYLDWTTVLNAILLCTFIGILFGYLPSSRAAKSDPIESLRYE from the coding sequence ATGTATCGAATTCTTACCAGTATAACCGAGGGGTTTAAGATTGCACTTTCATCTTTATGGGCAAATAAGATGCGGGCAATTTTAACCACAACCTGTATTGTGATCGGGATTGTTTCCGTAACGGCAATGAATACAATAACAGACGGTGTAGACCGCTCCTTTGATGAAAGTATGGATATGCTGGGAAGAAATGTGGTGTTTGTTGAGAAATGGCCATGGGGTTTTGGTGGAGAGTATAAATGGTGGGAATATCGAAACCGCCGTGAACTGGAACTCAAATACGTTGATCAAGTGCGTGATCTTGTTCCCAATGCGTCTGCAGTATCGGGACGTGTCTATCGTTCTACATCCGTTCGTTATGAAGACCGAAGCGCTGAAGGAGTTGGACTCAGCGGGGCAACAGCCACCTATTTCCAGACAGCCGGACTAAATATTGATGATGGCCGTGCTTTCAGTGAAGCCGATGAACAGCGATCAGCCAGAGTTGTAGTGATTGGCAGCGGAGTGGCAGAAGCTCTTTTCCCCGATGTAGACCCGATTGGTAAAAGGGTGCGCATTAGAGGCCAGCGATTTACGGTGATCGGTACGCTGGAGAGTCAGGGTAGTTTTTTGGGAATGGAAGATCTGGATAATGAGATGGTAATTCCGATTGGCGCTATGGCAACAATTTACGATTTGCGATATGGCCTTAGATTATCAGTGCAGTTTCCCAATGAAGAAATGTTGGTCGACGGTGAATATGAGGTGATTGGGGCCATGAGGCAAATTCGCGGACTCGATCCGATGGAGGACGATGATTTTGCGATCAATAAAGCGGCACTTTTTGAGCAGGAGTTTCAGAGCATGAAAGTAGCCATCTACGGAATCGGGATTTTTCTCACTGGCCTTGCACTGTTTGTGGGCGGTATCGGAGTGATGAATATCATGTTTGTTTCTGTAAAAGAGCGAACCAAAGAGATAGGAATACGGAAAGCAGTGGGTGCACAGTCGTGGGAAATCCTGCTGCAGTTTTTAATGGAATCGATTGTAATCTGTCTGTTTGGCGGGGTGATTGGCGTACTGCTTTCGATTGGGGTGACTGAGCTCATCAACCAAATTTTTGTGGCCTACCTGGACTGGACCACCGTTCTGAACGCCATTCTGCTCTGTACATTTATAGGTATACTTTTCGGTTATTTGCCATCGAGCCGCGCAGCAAAATCTGATCCAATTGAATCACTGAGGTACGAGTAA
- a CDS encoding ABC transporter permease, producing MNIIEVFRQAVDSIRANKLRSSLTLLAIAVGVFAIISANTAVLVLDTYFKDTLSLMGGDVITVSKTPAISMGPTDWEKYRNREDLTIAQMERLEDLTYITEGVGPNRTYRTTRVSYNDEETEPNIGIRGGNENYLDNNAYTIEEGRNFMPEDMDYARSVAIIGADVKDALFEREQALSKTIRIEGRPYTVIGVTEAKGNVFGSTMDRFVVIPYTNLAGIYGKNQNIGIQVRAGSVDRIEAAIDEITGVLRAIRKVDPANPNDFEISTNETLGNAFDSFTGILYMIGFVIGGIVLLGAGIGVMNIMLVSVSERTREIGVRKAVGATRKAIVSQFLMESIAICQIGGVIGIIIGAGLGNAAAIWLDSSIVIPWQSAVGGVVGMTIVGVVFGVYPAFKAAQLDPIESLRYE from the coding sequence ATGAATATCATTGAAGTTTTCAGACAGGCAGTTGACTCTATCCGGGCCAATAAACTACGCTCGTCACTTACGCTATTGGCCATCGCAGTAGGGGTATTTGCCATTATCAGTGCCAATACCGCTGTGCTTGTACTTGATACTTACTTCAAGGATACACTTAGCTTGATGGGTGGGGATGTGATCACGGTTTCCAAAACTCCGGCCATCTCCATGGGTCCGACGGATTGGGAAAAGTATCGAAACCGGGAAGATTTAACCATTGCACAGATGGAAAGGCTGGAAGACCTTACATACATAACCGAAGGAGTAGGTCCAAACAGAACGTATCGCACGACGCGTGTCTCTTACAATGATGAGGAAACGGAACCCAATATCGGTATTCGCGGAGGTAATGAGAACTATCTCGATAACAACGCATACACCATTGAAGAGGGCCGGAATTTTATGCCCGAGGATATGGACTATGCCCGATCGGTTGCCATTATCGGGGCTGACGTTAAAGATGCTCTGTTCGAAAGAGAACAGGCTCTGAGTAAAACAATTCGAATAGAGGGACGACCTTACACGGTGATTGGTGTCACCGAAGCAAAAGGGAATGTATTTGGCAGCACAATGGATCGATTTGTGGTGATCCCATATACAAATCTGGCCGGTATTTACGGTAAGAATCAGAATATTGGAATTCAGGTACGTGCGGGTTCTGTGGACCGCATTGAAGCTGCAATTGATGAAATTACCGGTGTGTTGCGCGCAATTAGAAAAGTTGACCCGGCCAATCCCAACGATTTTGAAATTAGCACCAACGAAACACTTGGAAATGCTTTCGATAGCTTTACCGGAATACTCTACATGATCGGTTTTGTGATCGGTGGAATTGTATTACTTGGAGCCGGAATTGGTGTAATGAACATTATGCTGGTTTCCGTGAGTGAACGTACAAGAGAGATCGGTGTTCGTAAAGCTGTCGGAGCCACCCGAAAAGCAATCGTTTCTCAATTTCTGATGGAATCGATAGCCATCTGCCAGATTGGAGGAGTCATTGGGATAATCATTGGTGCGGGATTAGGAAATGCTGCAGCCATATGGCTCGACTCAAGTATTGTGATTCCGTGGCAGTCTGCTGTTGGCGGCGTAGTCGGTATGACAATTGTAGGTGTCGTATTTGGTGTGTATCCGGCCTTCAAAGCGGCTCAACTTGATCCGATAGAGAGCCTTCGCTACGAGTAG
- a CDS encoding serine hydrolase domain-containing protein, protein MKNIKYIAILLTVLLTTACINKSDNQTQNNDQNSFVSTEWIAINSQPALNIDRYLTAMEVLGFSGAIVVSDSDEVVLSKGYGYANREKRQPYTPQTVQSSGSITKQFTGAAILLLESRGVLSVNDTISKYFDQFSEEMQNITIHQLLTHSSGMPGGIGADEEAIGEPAYLDRLVAESLQSNPGSEYAYSNTGYSLLAMIIEQVTGQSYEKFLREELLLPAGMKYTGYILPDWDLDELAIGYRNGEHWGIVYERGWIDDGPNWHLRGNGGIHTTVRDMAKWFKTVQGLGVLGEDVVERWTTGYVTENGGVSNYGYGWSVYDHDRWGKVITHSGSNRIFEADFVWLPEKDLFFYIHGNSSMVSAANQSGNILAAVFDSTFVMPPLVEPDTSAKHDIAQQREGVYYLNESSLELTADDARLMAKLWGQTVFDKMFKHDDEQIKWFTELNRRTTDVMNKLKAGQDDALADLMRQGEDPIEPTSAILKRISQIGNLDSLHVIGTFVNNPDSRFSEYGPWTTFIYAEFANWNQYWNFVWNDDGTFQGEYSGPWPSFTLIPTDNDSYTGVRQDGNWETVELEIRGDCIILMESKACKE, encoded by the coding sequence ATGAAGAACATAAAGTATATAGCAATCTTGCTTACTGTTTTATTAACAACAGCGTGTATAAATAAAAGTGATAATCAAACTCAAAATAATGATCAAAACTCATTTGTGAGTACTGAATGGATAGCAATAAACTCCCAGCCCGCACTGAATATTGACCGATACCTAACCGCTATGGAAGTACTCGGTTTTTCCGGAGCGATTGTAGTGAGCGACAGTGATGAAGTAGTGCTAAGTAAAGGTTACGGTTATGCAAACCGGGAAAAACGTCAACCTTATACGCCACAAACTGTACAATCGAGCGGATCGATAACTAAACAGTTTACTGGGGCGGCTATTTTACTTCTGGAAAGTCGGGGAGTGTTATCCGTAAACGATACCATATCGAAATATTTTGATCAGTTTTCGGAAGAGATGCAGAATATTACAATTCACCAGCTACTTACTCATTCCTCAGGTATGCCGGGTGGTATCGGGGCAGATGAGGAAGCCATAGGGGAACCGGCTTATTTAGACAGATTGGTGGCGGAGTCTCTTCAATCCAACCCAGGTTCCGAATACGCGTATTCAAACACCGGTTATTCATTATTGGCTATGATTATAGAGCAGGTAACAGGGCAGAGTTACGAAAAATTTCTGCGTGAAGAGTTATTATTACCGGCCGGTATGAAATATACCGGATATATTTTGCCTGATTGGGACCTGGACGAACTGGCGATTGGCTATCGAAACGGTGAACACTGGGGTATAGTTTATGAGCGTGGTTGGATTGACGATGGACCTAATTGGCATTTACGAGGTAATGGTGGTATTCATACCACAGTAAGGGATATGGCCAAATGGTTTAAAACCGTTCAGGGGCTTGGTGTTTTGGGTGAAGATGTAGTCGAACGTTGGACTACAGGTTATGTAACTGAGAATGGTGGTGTTTCGAATTACGGTTATGGCTGGAGTGTTTACGACCATGATAGATGGGGAAAAGTTATCACTCATAGCGGCAGTAATCGTATTTTTGAAGCCGATTTTGTATGGCTGCCGGAGAAAGATCTATTCTTTTACATTCATGGAAATTCATCTATGGTGTCTGCTGCAAACCAGAGTGGCAACATTCTTGCAGCTGTATTTGATTCTACTTTTGTAATGCCACCCTTGGTGGAACCGGATACATCAGCAAAACATGATATTGCTCAACAAAGAGAAGGCGTATATTATCTGAATGAAAGCAGCTTAGAACTGACAGCAGATGATGCAAGATTAATGGCCAAATTATGGGGACAAACTGTTTTTGATAAGATGTTTAAACATGATGATGAACAAATAAAATGGTTTACAGAACTTAACAGGCGTACAACGGATGTGATGAATAAGCTTAAGGCCGGGCAGGATGACGCTCTAGCCGACTTGATGCGCCAAGGCGAAGACCCTATTGAACCCACCAGTGCCATATTGAAACGTATTAGCCAAATTGGTAATCTCGATTCTCTCCATGTGATAGGAACGTTTGTAAATAATCCTGATTCCCGGTTTTCTGAATATGGTCCCTGGACCACCTTTATTTATGCAGAATTTGCAAATTGGAACCAGTATTGGAATTTCGTCTGGAATGATGACGGTACTTTTCAGGGTGAATATAGTGGACCCTGGCCATCATTTACTCTGATTCCAACCGATAATGATAGCTATACCGGTGTGAGACAAGATGGAAATTGGGAAACAGTAGAGCTTGAGATACGGGGTGATTGTATAATACTAATGGAATCAAAAGCTTGTAAAGAATAG
- a CDS encoding ABC transporter ATP-binding protein: MAKNIIEITDLSRHYKMGETLVRALNGVTFNVEENEYIAIMGPSGSGKSTLMNMIGCLDTPTSGEYILNGNRVSELDDAELAQVRNREIGFVFQTFNLLPRTDCLSNVELPLIYSGIRSSERKKRAIDTLTKVGLGDRVDHKPNELSGGQRQRVAIARALVNNPSILLADEPTGNLDTKTGEEIMNLFEELYRAGNTIILVTHENEIAEHARRVVRLRDGLVESDEKVEKPVLSNRDLNMQPA, translated from the coding sequence ATGGCTAAAAATATTATAGAAATTACGGACCTTTCACGTCACTATAAGATGGGTGAAACCCTGGTGAGGGCACTGAACGGTGTTACATTTAATGTGGAAGAGAACGAGTATATTGCCATTATGGGTCCTTCAGGTTCCGGTAAATCGACGCTGATGAATATGATCGGCTGCCTCGATACGCCAACCTCCGGTGAATATATTTTGAATGGGAATCGAGTGAGTGAACTGGATGACGCCGAGCTGGCCCAGGTGCGTAACCGCGAGATCGGGTTTGTATTTCAGACCTTTAATCTGCTGCCCCGAACAGACTGTCTCAGTAACGTGGAGCTTCCGCTAATCTACTCCGGTATTCGCAGTTCTGAACGGAAAAAACGAGCCATTGATACGCTTACCAAGGTAGGACTAGGTGATCGTGTAGATCACAAGCCGAATGAGCTCTCGGGGGGACAACGACAGCGTGTAGCTATTGCCCGGGCATTGGTAAACAACCCATCCATACTTCTGGCCGATGAGCCGACAGGAAACCTCGATACCAAGACAGGAGAGGAGATCATGAACCTGTTTGAAGAGCTTTACCGTGCCGGAAACACTATTATTCTGGTTACTCACGAAAATGAGATTGCAGAACATGCCCGGCGGGTGGTACGTCTTCGAGACGGACTGGTTGAGTCTGACGAAAAAGTAGAAAAGCCGGTACTGTCCAACCGCGATTTGAACATGCAGCCGGCGTAG
- a CDS encoding carboxymuconolactone decarboxylase family protein: MRPLNVPTKNEVTDQNKQIFDQLESNLGFVPNIYATYAHSKNGLARYMNFANGKTSLNNKEKEVINLAVSEINGCNYCLAAHTQLGKMNGFTEEQTLELRQGKASFDDKFNALAGLAREIIENRGNISDETLQTFFDAGYSKENLIDVIINVGEKSITNFLHNITEIPIDFPEAPELTVNQN; the protein is encoded by the coding sequence ATGAGACCATTAAATGTACCTACGAAAAATGAAGTCACTGATCAAAACAAACAGATCTTTGATCAATTAGAATCCAATCTCGGATTTGTACCTAACATCTATGCCACCTATGCGCATTCCAAAAACGGGCTGGCCAGATACATGAATTTTGCCAACGGCAAAACATCTCTCAATAACAAAGAGAAGGAGGTAATCAATCTGGCCGTGAGTGAAATCAACGGATGCAACTACTGCCTGGCCGCTCACACTCAGCTGGGAAAAATGAATGGGTTTACAGAAGAGCAAACCCTGGAATTACGTCAAGGTAAGGCATCGTTCGATGATAAATTTAACGCTCTTGCCGGACTGGCTCGTGAAATTATTGAAAACCGCGGAAACATCTCCGACGAGACGCTCCAAACTTTTTTTGATGCCGGTTACAGTAAGGAAAATCTAATTGATGTCATCATAAATGTAGGCGAAAAATCGATTACGAACTTTCTGCATAATATCACGGAAATACCTATTGATTTTCCTGAAGCTCCGGAACTAACTGTAAATCAAAACTAA
- a CDS encoding efflux RND transporter periplasmic adaptor subunit → MGKQKSATKKLLKILGIILFAFVTLAVIAKTAGWLDGGSAEKEVETREAELRTITQLVSASGRIQPETEVIIRPDVSGEIIELNVKEGDFVREGELLLRIKPDIYEARIDELNASLLTQQSRMEQARSNMLQAEAEFRKNEQLYERDLISELEYMQVKNNYEAQQANFKAAEYQIESARAQLRRAEEELQQTVIRSPRDGTISRLSVESGERVLGQAQTAGTEMMRIARMEQMEVEVDVNENDIVNVSPNDTTLIEVDAYPNRIFEGLVTEIANSADVSGGGSADQVTNYKVKIRIITPHNLDQAADRVLAQSEEVSEVPESVPNFKPGMSGTVDIKTNTVYNVVAIPIQAVTVRDFSQDSTQTDGEESDEDETSDEETRNQEEDFRRVVFLNDNGKAKRVEVETGISDNTHIQIMSGVEAGDEVITGSYRVLSRDLDDGDPIIVQNRNEIAASGGN, encoded by the coding sequence ATGGGGAAACAAAAATCCGCTACAAAAAAGCTTTTAAAAATTCTGGGTATCATTCTTTTTGCATTTGTTACGCTGGCGGTGATTGCAAAAACAGCCGGCTGGCTGGATGGCGGTTCAGCGGAGAAAGAGGTTGAAACCCGTGAAGCTGAATTAAGAACCATCACCCAGCTGGTTTCAGCATCGGGTAGAATACAACCGGAGACTGAGGTTATTATTCGTCCGGATGTATCCGGTGAAATCATTGAGCTGAATGTAAAAGAGGGAGATTTTGTACGTGAGGGAGAACTTCTACTGCGCATCAAACCTGATATTTATGAAGCCCGAATTGATGAACTGAACGCTTCACTTCTTACGCAACAGTCCAGAATGGAGCAGGCGCGGTCGAACATGCTACAGGCCGAGGCAGAATTCCGGAAGAACGAGCAGCTTTATGAGCGTGACTTGATTTCTGAACTGGAGTACATGCAGGTCAAAAACAACTATGAGGCTCAGCAAGCGAACTTCAAGGCAGCCGAGTATCAGATTGAAAGCGCTCGTGCTCAGCTTAGAAGAGCTGAAGAAGAGTTACAGCAGACAGTAATACGATCTCCCAGAGACGGTACCATAAGCCGATTGTCGGTAGAGAGCGGTGAACGTGTTCTGGGTCAGGCACAAACAGCCGGAACGGAGATGATGCGCATTGCCCGTATGGAACAGATGGAGGTTGAAGTAGATGTAAACGAGAACGACATTGTGAACGTCTCTCCAAATGATACTACGCTGATTGAAGTGGATGCCTACCCGAATCGAATTTTTGAGGGATTGGTTACTGAAATTGCCAACTCCGCAGATGTGAGTGGTGGCGGATCAGCCGATCAGGTGACGAACTACAAGGTAAAGATTCGAATCATCACTCCACATAATCTGGATCAGGCTGCAGATCGTGTTTTGGCACAATCAGAAGAGGTATCTGAAGTACCTGAATCGGTACCAAACTTTAAACCGGGAATGTCGGGTACGGTCGATATCAAAACCAATACGGTATATAACGTTGTTGCAATACCAATACAGGCGGTAACGGTTCGTGACTTTTCACAGGACTCCACCCAAACTGACGGTGAAGAATCAGATGAGGATGAAACTTCCGATGAGGAGACCCGTAATCAAGAAGAGGATTTCCGCAGAGTAGTATTCCTGAACGATAACGGCAAAGCCAAGCGGGTAGAGGTGGAAACCGGAATCAGCGATAACACTCATATTCAAATTATGAGTGGTGTGGAAGCAGGTGATGAAGTGATAACGGGAAGCTACAGAGTGCTTTCCAGAGACCTGGATGACGGCGATCCGATCATTGTACAAAACAGAAATGAAATTGCAGCAAGCGGAGGAAACTAA
- a CDS encoding TolC family protein: MQKLLLTTLLFLFPILSVAQSQSMTIEEAIQTSLDNNYQLKQAENTRDLSDTRVRSAQADFLPSLNASFSGSRNVGRQFVQEDLSFEDRTTYGLNGGLNANITIFDGFTNISNLRAAQADQESEQLSFQRLKESVMFDTASRFLEVVLNQELLKIAESNLEASTSQLERITAQVEVGSRPTVDQYNQESVVANDELAVIQRENALEVSMGRLVRIMQDESINQVDPVMPTVDELALMPLDLDLQEMISAAMEQRSDIRAQEYDIESNFQNYRIARGQHLPTISASAGFNGSYSDQLLDPITRETVSFQDQFFDQNVRRNLGFSIQIPIFNRWNTRTNIESARVQLRNSELAMENVRFQVTEEVRQAYNDYQSVVKELESTEKALIAAERAYETEQQRYEVGSSTLIELNQANANFVQAQSNRIQAVYNFVFQEKLLDFYIGQLDNEFQF, encoded by the coding sequence ATGCAGAAACTATTACTAACCACATTACTGTTTTTATTTCCAATTTTGAGTGTAGCCCAGTCGCAGTCTATGACGATTGAAGAAGCTATTCAAACCTCTCTTGATAACAACTATCAATTAAAGCAGGCAGAAAATACACGTGACCTGTCGGATACAAGAGTTCGGAGTGCACAGGCTGATTTTCTTCCCTCACTGAATGCCAGCTTTAGCGGTTCAAGAAACGTGGGTCGGCAGTTTGTTCAGGAAGATCTCTCTTTCGAAGACAGAACGACTTATGGATTGAATGGTGGATTGAACGCTAACATTACCATTTTTGATGGATTTACTAACATCTCAAATCTGCGTGCCGCGCAGGCAGATCAAGAGTCGGAGCAGCTGAGCTTTCAACGTCTTAAAGAGAGTGTCATGTTCGATACAGCAAGCCGGTTTCTGGAAGTGGTGCTCAATCAGGAACTGTTAAAGATTGCTGAAAGCAACCTGGAAGCATCTACAAGTCAGCTTGAACGAATTACGGCACAGGTTGAGGTGGGATCGCGGCCAACCGTTGACCAATATAATCAGGAGTCGGTAGTGGCAAATGATGAGCTGGCGGTTATTCAGCGCGAAAATGCACTCGAAGTGAGTATGGGGCGTTTGGTCAGAATTATGCAGGATGAATCGATTAATCAAGTTGATCCGGTAATGCCAACCGTTGATGAGTTGGCACTGATGCCACTAGATTTGGATCTGCAAGAGATGATTTCTGCCGCTATGGAACAGAGAAGCGATATTCGTGCGCAGGAATATGACATCGAGAGTAATTTTCAGAACTACAGAATTGCAAGAGGCCAGCATCTGCCAACGATTTCTGCAAGTGCAGGATTTAACGGTAGCTATAGCGATCAGTTATTAGACCCAATAACCAGAGAGACTGTCTCTTTTCAGGATCAGTTTTTTGATCAAAACGTTCGACGGAATCTGGGCTTTTCTATTCAAATACCAATCTTTAACCGATGGAATACACGAACCAATATTGAAAGTGCGAGAGTACAGCTTCGCAACAGCGAACTGGCGATGGAGAACGTTCGATTCCAGGTTACGGAAGAGGTACGGCAGGCATACAACGACTATCAGTCTGTAGTTAAAGAGTTGGAGTCCACAGAAAAAGCATTGATTGCAGCCGAGAGAGCTTATGAAACTGAACAACAGCGCTATGAGGTCGGTTCATCAACGTTGATTGAGCTCAACCAGGCGAATGCAAACTTCGTACAGGCACAGAGTAACCGAATTCAAGCCGTATACAATTTTGTGTTCCAGGAAAAACTGCTCGATTTCTATATCGGTCAGCTGGATAATGAATTTCAATTTTAA
- the bshB1 gene encoding bacillithiol biosynthesis deacetylase BshB1, which produces MIDILAFGAHPDDTELSCSGTLAGLVQQGKKVAVVDLTRGEMGSRGTPKIRMKEAAKAADILGLAARENLGLTDTQLENTRELHLPIIQAVRKYRPHVCLITAPSDRHPDHGDASRLLVDAIFYSGLVKIETKDKNGNLQEPHRPAHIIHYMQDRPFEPDFVFDITNTLEIKEKAIQAFATQFNVADPGDEPETYISDPNFFEALRARAKYFGHLGGFEYAEGFLYHGKPIPMTGFDLFMSTKPKR; this is translated from the coding sequence ATGATCGATATTTTAGCTTTTGGGGCTCACCCCGACGATACTGAACTCAGTTGTTCAGGAACACTTGCAGGGTTGGTTCAGCAGGGAAAAAAAGTTGCCGTAGTTGATCTGACCCGAGGAGAAATGGGATCTCGCGGAACACCGAAAATCAGAATGAAAGAGGCTGCAAAAGCCGCAGATATTCTCGGCCTGGCAGCCAGGGAAAATCTCGGTTTAACCGACACTCAGCTTGAAAACACACGGGAGTTACATCTCCCAATTATTCAGGCTGTTCGCAAATATCGTCCCCATGTTTGTTTGATTACAGCTCCCTCCGACCGCCATCCGGATCATGGTGATGCATCCCGCCTCCTGGTGGATGCCATCTTCTACAGCGGTCTCGTCAAAATTGAAACAAAGGATAAAAACGGAAATTTACAGGAACCGCACCGTCCGGCTCATATCATCCACTACATGCAGGACCGGCCTTTTGAGCCCGACTTTGTCTTCGATATTACAAACACCTTAGAAATCAAAGAAAAAGCCATTCAAGCTTTTGCAACGCAATTTAACGTTGCTGATCCCGGGGATGAGCCGGAAACCTATATCTCAGATCCAAATTTTTTTGAAGCTCTGCGGGCTCGCGCCAAATATTTTGGCCACCTCGGTGGGTTTGAGTACGCCGAAGGATTTCTCTATCACGGTAAACCGATACCGATGACCGGTTTTGATCTATTTATGAGTACTAAGCCAAAAAGGTAA